AGGCGCTCCTGCTGGGTACCGTTCGGACAGTTGTAGTAGTAGGGATCAGCGAAGTAGCTGTTGTTCGTGACGTTGAAGTGATGGGATCCCGCCCACATGAAGGCGCAGACCACCGCCTGTGGGAAGAAGAATCCCAGGCTGTCCCCGGCCTTGATGCCGGCAATCCGGACGTTTGGCGCAACCCCGACGATGCCGATGCGGTTCGACGCGGCCGCGATGGTTCCTGCCGTATGCGTCCCATGCCCGTTGACATCCATGGCCGCGGCAGCGCCCGCGACCGGCGAACCGCTGAGGCAGTTCACACTGTTCGCGCTATCGACGTTGGGAGCCAGGTCCGGATGGGTGTAATCGAGGCCGGTGTCGATATCCCCGACCAACACGGAGCGACTGCCGCCCGTGATCTTGTGCGCTGCGGGGGTTTGGATCTGCTTCATATCCCACTGAAGCGCGGACAGGTTGTCGCTATCGCTGGCGGGCTTGCCGCCATTTCCTTCATGATCGCCGCCGCTGTTCTCGATCGTGGGCTTGAGATGGAATGCCAACGTGTTTGCATTGGCGGCGCCCTCGACGTCGAGGTTTTTCTGCGCCCGGCCGGCGAATTGGGCATCGCCCGTCCGGACGACGACGACCCCGATCGCGTCGTAGCTCGCCACGATCGTGCCGCCCTGCAGGCGGAGCTGGCTCAGCAGGCGAGCCGACACGTTCTCCTGTTTGGCGAGCACGATGTAGGTCTGGGATGTCGACGCCGCATCGGCGCCGACCGTCGACGTGATGGGTGTGATTCCGGCGACGAGCGCCGCAGCTCCGGCGATTGCGCTGAACCGTGCGAGCACACGCGTGCGCAGGCCAAAGAACGTCCGCGTCATGGGTTTCCCTCCCTTGGTCTAGTCGTGGTCGAGACGAACGGACCCACCGTAGCAGGGGGCAGCGAACCCGTCAAGGAGGGGTTAACTCGGGGGAACGTCCGGCAAATGATGGCTCAGGGTTGAGCCTCACGGGGAATGGGTACCCTTAATGTAAGGCCCCTCGGGACGCTTTGACGTCCCTCCCTCGCTCAAGATCAAGTGAGCCTGGTCCTTTCGATCGATCCCTCACCAGTCACGACTTGCTAAAGCAGGTTGTGCAAGGAGACATCGTATGTCAGTACAGAATCAGGCGACCTCGTATACCCGCGTCGTACGTCTCAAGGGCGATCCGACGAAGATCGAAGAGGCGATCAAGCTTTGGACGCAGGATATTCTGCCCCTCTTCAAGAAGCAGAAGGGTTTCACCGGCGTGACGCTCCTCGGCAATCGGAAAACCGGCGACGCCTTGACCGTTTCTTACTGGGAGACCGAAGGAACGATGAAGGATGCTCGCGGCCAGGTTCGTCCCGAGGCGCTCAAATTGCTGAGCAAGATCGGCGGCAGCATCGTCGATGACGACGAGTGCGAAGTCGCCCTGCTCGAGCGCTTCAAGCCACCGATGGCCGGCGCATACGCCCGCGTGACCACCGTTCAGGGCGACCCGGCGCACGCTTCTGACGCCATCTCCAACTTCACGGAGAACATCCTGCCGGCGATCGCGAAGCAGCCCGGCGCGCGGACCGCGTACTTCTTCGTCAACCGCCAGTCCGGCAAGACGTTCGGGGGTTCGATCTGGGACACCGAACACGATCTACAGAAGAGTGAGACTTCGATCGGTACTCTGTGCGCGGACGCGGTCAAGAAGTTTGGCGGCCGCGATGCCCTGACCGAGGCTTTCGAAATCTACTTCACCGAGATTCTTACGCCGGTCGCGCCAGTCCGCTAAGCCGTATCGAGGGGCGCCTCCCAGGGCCGGTCCGATCATGATCTGGACCGGCCCTAACCCTCATGATGGGGGGATGACGGAGGACAAATAAGGGTGCTCGTCGGGCCGCTGGGCGCGAGCGAGCTTACCGACCGATTTCGCCAGCGTGCGACGCAGGCGGGGGCAACGGTGCAGACCGTCCCGGATGACAGCGCCGCCGTCGCAGCGGTAGCACTGGTTGCGCGACAGTTCGACGCACCCCGGGTCACGGCGACGCCCGAAGGAGCGCGCTTCGCCCCAGCTGGGGCCCTGGTCGGCGGCTCCGCGTTGGAAGTTGCGGACGCCGAGATGGGCGTCTCGGTTGGCCGTCTCGCGGTGGCCGAAACCGGATCGGTGCTGCTCGGTTCGAACAACACGGAAGCGCGGCTTGTTGGGATGCTGGCCCGAACCCATGTGGTCGTGGTCTCCGCGCGCCTTCTGGTCCCGTCCCTCGATGACGCGGCCGAAACCGTTCGGGCTCTCGCCGGCCCGGGGCCGGAGCAGCTCCGTTACCTGGGACTCGTCACCGGCCCGAGCAGGACGGCCGATATCGAGCGGGTCCTGACCATTGGGGTCCAGGGACCCCGTGCGCTGCATGTCGTCCTGATCGAGGATTCCTGAGGTCGTGATCGGGATGAGCTTTCGAGAGCGCTACCGCCGGGCCGTTCACGACATTCAACTGCGCACGAATCTACTGGCCTTTCAGCGCGGCTGGCGGCAAAGCCGCGCCGAGCGGTTTGCGGAATACGTCGGCCCGGATGGGCAGTCGGGCGAGGCGGAGTTCGACACGCTCCGCCGGCAGCTCGCCGGCGCGAAGGACGCGGTGATCGCCGACCAGGAGGCCGCTTTCGCCCGATTCAAGTCGGCTGCCGAATCGAATGGTGCGGTCGTCTACCAGGCGTCGAGCGCTGACGACGCCACCAAGTACATCCTGAGCCTTTGTGAGCGAGCCGGATCGACCATCCTGGTCAAGACCAAGTCGATGGTCAGTGAAGAGATCTTCCTGAACCACTACCTCGAGTCAAGGGGCATCCGGGCCGTAGAGACCGACCTCGGGGAATGGATCGTCCAGCTCCGTCACGAGACGCCGTCGCACATGGTGATGCCGGCGATTCACCTCAGCCGGGAGCAGGTTGGCGAGACGTTTTCCGAGGCGACCGGCCGGGAGGTTTCCAGGGAGGACGTCGGCGAACAAGTTGGGCTGGCGCGCACCGAGCTGCGCAAAGACTTTCTCGCCGCCCGCGTCGGCATGACCGGGGCGAACGCGCTGGTCGCCGAGAGCGGCACGGCCATGATTATCACGAACGAGGGCAACGAGGCAATGGTCACCACCCTGCCCGATGTCCACGTGATGCTGGTCGGGTACGAGAAGTTAGTAGCGACCTTCGGCGATGCGATGACACAGCTGCGCCTCCTGCCGCGCTCTGCCACCGGCCAGCACCTGACG
This DNA window, taken from Candidatus Dormiibacterota bacterium, encodes the following:
- a CDS encoding S8 family serine peptidase, with the protein product MTRTFFGLRTRVLARFSAIAGAAALVAGITPITSTVGADAASTSQTYIVLAKQENVSARLLSQLRLQGGTIVASYDAIGVVVVRTGDAQFAGRAQKNLDVEGAANANTLAFHLKPTIENSGGDHEGNGGKPASDSDNLSALQWDMKQIQTPAAHKITGGSRSVLVGDIDTGLDYTHPDLAPNVDSANSVNCLSGSPVAGAAAAMDVNGHGTHTAGTIAAASNRIGIVGVAPNVRIAGIKAGDSLGFFFPQAVVCAFMWAGSHHFNVTNNSYFADPYYYNCPNGTQQERLILKAEGRAIAYATRKGVVNVAAAGNFADDMANPTQDRQSPDDTTPVTRPVTKACKVIPVQMPGVIAVSATGNLGRKSFYSNYGMDVINVAAPGGDSVLQKTAAAPNGRVLSTYPVSLKNSCLRPVVDPAGGSNAFYCYLQGTSMASPHVTGLVALMISRFGRMSASDVRERLQETADPIACPTAAVLAQYAFFPSVNNVAPQTCTGEADDNSWYGHGQVNALRAIGGGDEGGDHQN
- a CDS encoding lactate utilization protein; the encoded protein is MLVGPLGASELTDRFRQRATQAGATVQTVPDDSAAVAAVALVARQFDAPRVTATPEGARFAPAGALVGGSALEVADAEMGVSVGRLAVAETGSVLLGSNNTEARLVGMLARTHVVVVSARLLVPSLDDAAETVRALAGPGPEQLRYLGLVTGPSRTADIERVLTIGVQGPRALHVVLIEDS